The following proteins are encoded in a genomic region of Brachypodium distachyon strain Bd21 chromosome 1, Brachypodium_distachyon_v3.0, whole genome shotgun sequence:
- the LOC104581671 gene encoding actin cytoskeleton-regulatory complex protein pan1 — protein MEHSKEEEGSGQMSSDTHDADAAKHVDEKEAAASSRSSSSSEHIDEEEDDFFQIEGPILSSQFSLGPAECPNQSPQAQAMSREEAPNVCPDPKRIPSSVFMRSKSTVPTDWSITSNESLFSISVGNTSFSKDHLCLYGKSGEMGNLNDPLAPLPPLPRQSPGSSPIKGEVSPKATEESSSMVRPTALREKGEGDTDYTNGLSHRSDGSTTSFAFPILTGDERSSGCLKDNQPELDRQSTAQLSQPAEPRDENDETPKAAMEAPQAEEAPVPASASASAPVAAEPPPPQPPATTKWFPWCSCCPFCC, from the exons ATGGAACAtagcaaggaagaagaaggcagtGGGCAAATGAGCAGCGATACGCATGACGCCGATGCAGCTAAGCATGTTGACGAGAAGGAAGCAGCAGCCTCTTCccgatcttcttcctcttcggaGCACatagacgaggaggaggatgattTCTTCCAAATCGAAGGACCGATACTCAGTAGCCAGTTCTCCCTGGGACCAGCAGAATGCCCAAACCAGTCACCACAAGCGCAGGCCATGTCCAGGGAGGAGGCACCCAATGTGTGCCCAGACCCGAAGAGGATCCCGTCCTCAGTTTTCATGAGGTCCAAGTCAACAGTACCCACGGACTGGAGCATTACATCGAATGAGTCTCTGTTCAGTATCAGTGTTGGGAACACGAGCTTTTCCAAGGACCATTTGTGCTTGTATGGGAAGTCAGGTGAGATGGGCAACCTCAATGACCCCTTGGCGCCGTTGCCCCCATTGCCGAGGCAGAGTCCAGGCTCCAGCCCCATCAAAGGGGAGGTTTCACCCAAGGCAACTGAAGAAAGCAGCTCGATGGTGAGGCCTACTGCCCTCCGGGAGAAGGGAGAAGGGGACACAGATTACACGAATGGCTTGTCGCATCGATCGGATGGAAGCACAACAAGCTTTGCATTCCCGAT ATTGACAGGGGATGAGAGATCCAGTGGGTGCTTGAAGGACAACCAGCCTGAACTTGACCGGCAAAGCACAGCGCAGCTGAGTCAGCCAGCAGAGCCACGTGATGAGAATGACGAAACACCAAAAGCTGCAATGGAGGCACCACAAGCTGAAGAAGCTCCCGTACctgcatcagcatcagcatcgGCACCAGTAGCGGCagagccaccgccaccgcagcCACCAGCCACGACAAAATGGTTTCCCTGGTGTTCTTGCTGTCCGTTCTGTTGTTAA
- the LOC104582268 gene encoding uncharacterized protein LOC104582268, giving the protein MEALDIITRALCLKEKCHRETGSFFFSLPNPFASILHCALLLPSRLCRRRPRPPAAPSPAGRHGSSRLSGIKAASAVLFCGAPAAKSSSKRRCPKPPPQIRLPPPPPQAPATDSSPNRRRPRHGFISPFLLRRCWFCLSVSPLTLLVLSPFLLRRPLNQVEKGKCGEATWDSVAHTLFLDVCIEKVRANNRPTGCLNTIGYANLISKFNACTKRKYERKQFKNRWESLKKDYNYWKTLNQRASGLGRDPITKTIAASDDWWELEIQRCPDSAKFRHAPLTDWKK; this is encoded by the exons ATGGAGGCTCTAGACATCATCACAAG AGCACTCTGTTTAAAGGAAAAATGCCACCGCGAGACCGgttcgtttttcttttctctcccAAATCCCTTCGCGAGCATTCTCCACtgcgctctcctcctcccgagccgtctctgccgccgccgcccacgccccCCTGCTGCGCCGTCGCCCGCCGGCAGACATGGGAGCAGTAGGCTCTCCGGGATAaaggccgcctccgccgtgcTGTTTTgcggcgcccccgccgcgaaATCGTCCTCCAAGCGCCGCTGCCCCAAGCCCCCGCCACAGATTCgactcccgccgccgccgccccaagCCCCCGCCACGGATTCGTCCCCCAaccggcgccgcccccgccacgGATTCATCTCTCCGTTTCTCCTCCGACGTTGCTGGTTCTGTCTCTCCGTTTCTCCTCTGACGCTGCTGGTTCTCTCTCCGTTTCTCCTCCGACGGCCACTGAACCAAG TGGAAAAGGGAAAATGCGGAGAAGCAACTTGGGACTCAGTAGCCCATACACTTTTTTTGGATGTGTGTATTGAGAAAGTGCGGGCAAATAACCGTCCTACGGGTTGTTTGAACACGATTGGGTACGCCAATTTGATTTCCAAGTTCAATGCGTGTACAAAGAGGAAGTATGAGCGGAAACAATTTAAGAACAGATGGGAATCACTAAAGAAGGACTATAATTATTGGAAGACACTGAATCAGCGTGCTTCCGGTCTAGGTAGAGATCCTATCACCAAGACCATTGCTGCTAGTGATGATTGGTGGGAGCTTGAGATACAG AGATGCCCAGATTCAGCCAAGTTTAGGCATGCTCCTCTTACGGATTGGAAAAAATGA
- the LOC100832268 gene encoding D-ribulose kinase: MHVPLYLSPGTMSIPGLFAKPLSHLPAKRGLSTLTSRIRITMLNQQDHHQGIKGHDETSSSRPLYLGIDFGTSGARYALIDKQGAIHSQGKRTYPPVGKDATLESSWREALFDLLSDIPSIHRPSISSISIDGTSSTALIIDRNNGELLAGPFLYNESFPDALPTVASIAPANHTVCSGSSTLCKLVSWWEKNPWNGDDLAILMHQSDWLLWLLHGKYGVSDYNNTLKLGYDPEMDSYPSWLMSQPYSHMLPSSVRAPGVSIGSIKQDICSQYGFSKNCLVCTGTTDSIAAFLAARTTDPGKAVTSLGSTLAIKLVSRVRVDDARFGVYSHRLDDLWLVGGASNTGGAALRKLFSDDQLVALSRVIDPSLPSPLDYYPLPGKGERFPISDPDMAPRLEPRPQSDAEYLHGILESIARIEASGYKLLKGLGATAVEEVLTAGGGAQNDKWTAIRKRVLGVPVRKAEQTEAAYGAALLALRGATSSELDP; the protein is encoded by the exons ATGCATGTTCCACTCTACCTATCACCCGGAACCATGTCAATCCCCGGCCTCTTTGCCAAGCCACTCTCTCACCTCCCTGCAAAACGAG gattGTCGACGCTTACGTCGAGGATTAGGATTACTATGCTTAATCAACAGGATCATCATCAGGGAATAAAAGGCCACGATgaaaccagcagcagcaggcctcTGTACCTCGGGATAGACTTCGGAACTTCGGGCGCCAGATACGCTCTTATTGACAAGCAAGGAGCCATCCATTCCCAGGGCAAAAGAACTTACCCACCC GTTGGCAAAGATGCAACCTTGGAAAGCTCCTGGAGAGAAGCACTGTTCGACCTCCTGAGTGATATCCCATCCATTCACCGGCCATCAatctcctccatctccattgACGGGACTTCATCAACCGCTCTCATCATTGACAG GAACAATGGAGAGCTTCTTGCTGGTCCTTTTCTCTACAACGAGAGCTTCCCGGACGCGCTGCCCACGGTGGCATCGATCGCTCCTGCAAACCACACCGTCTGCTCCGGTTCTTCCACCCTGTGCAAGCTCGTGTCCTGGTGGGAGAAGAATCCTTGGAACGGTGATGATTTGGCGATATTGATGCACCAGTCGGACTGGCTGCTCTGGCTTTTGCATGGAAAATACGGCGTTTCTGATTACAACAATACTCTCAAG TTAGGGTATGATCCAGAGATGGACTCCTACCCAAGCTGGCTCATGTCACAGCCATACTCCCACATGTTGCCTTCTTCTGTCAGAGCACCAGGAGTTTCCATCGGTTCAATCAAACAGGATATATGCTCACAATACg GCTTTTCCAAGAATTGCCTCGTCTGTACAGGTACAACAGACAGCATTGCCGCGTTTCTTGCCGCGCGCACCACTGATCCTGGAAAAGCC gTGACATCGCTGGGTTCGACTCTGGCAATCAAGCTGGTGAGCAGGGTTCGCGTGGATGACGCGAGGTTCGGCGTCTACAGCCACCGCCTGGACGACCTGTGGCTCGTTGGCGGGGCGTCTAACACGGGTGGAGCAGCGCTCCGGAAGCTCTTCAGCGACGACCAGCTGGTGGCCCTCAGCAGGGTCATCGACCCGTCCTTGCCTTCTCCTCTCGACTACTACCCGCTGCCCGGCAAGGGTGAGAGGTTCCCGATCTCCGACCCCGACATGGCGCCCAGGCTGGAGCCTCGGCCTCAGAGCGACGCCGAGTACTTGCATGGCATTTTGGAGTCCATCGCGCGGATTGAG GCCAGTGGGTACAAACTGCTGAAGGGGCTCGGCGCGAcagcggtggaggaggtgcTGACGGCGGGGGGAGGGGCGCAGAATGACAAGTGGACGGCGATCCGGAAGAGAGTGCTGGGCGTGCCGGTTCGGAAGGCGGAGCAGACTGAGGCGGCCTACGGAGCTGCGTTACTAGCGCTAAGGGGTGCTACTAGTTCGGAGTTGGACCCTTGA